The following proteins are co-located in the Candidatus Bathyarchaeum sp. genome:
- a CDS encoding DUF996 domain-containing protein, which produces MTLESSKTLGGVGSLLMVISPLTGYVGGSFGGILGLVGLILVLISVKGLADNYNDSSIFNNTLYGVIFTIVGGVASVAAIVVGGVGLLSALDLDISTLSTDPSAISAVDWEASLTLDILMEFVTIIVVALVVLFALLVVSAIFYRKSLNTLSEKTGVGLFGTTGMLILIGAVLTIFVVGLLILWVALILLTVAFFSIKPEPVTVAPPPAPPET; this is translated from the coding sequence TTGACACTTGAATCAAGTAAAACATTAGGCGGCGTTGGCTCATTACTCATGGTAATTTCTCCCCTTACTGGCTACGTTGGAGGCAGCTTTGGCGGAATATTGGGACTTGTTGGATTAATTCTTGTACTCATTTCAGTTAAAGGATTGGCAGACAACTACAACGACTCAAGCATATTTAACAACACCCTGTATGGTGTAATCTTTACCATCGTTGGCGGAGTTGCATCAGTTGCTGCAATTGTTGTAGGCGGTGTTGGACTATTATCTGCACTGGATCTTGACATTTCTACACTAAGCACAGACCCGTCAGCCATCTCAGCAGTCGACTGGGAAGCATCACTGACCCTTGACATACTCATGGAATTTGTCACAATAATTGTTGTTGCATTGGTTGTCCTTTTCGCGTTACTTGTAGTCTCTGCAATCTTTTACAGAAAATCCCTCAACACACTCTCTGAAAAAACTGGCGTTGGACTCTTCGGCACAACTGGAATGCTCATATTAATTGGTGCAGTTCTAACAATATTTGTAGTTGGACTTTTGATTTTGTGGGTTGCATTAATCTTGCTCACTGTGGCGTTCTTTTCAATCAAACCCGAACCCGTAACAGTAGCGCCCCCTCCAGCTCCACCAGAAACATAA
- a CDS encoding B12-binding domain-containing radical SAM protein, which translates to MSDQQGVKIVLTASATEMSEFGNVQFFAFAGGFPKGPIPSWLLAKRLYPEADRNFNGTVKYAPYGLRKVESALLKNGFNEADIAVVHPRNLDAFVGFNTKAVGISTMDPLGMGYVSKTYSSLLGGGKPMNSIEFRNLMKTESFQRYKPKIIVGGAGAWQLTNKNVMESYGINCVVIGESETIVSELFTKAVNKKELPKVARVNTSPTCIEVPTIKHASIHGCVEISRGCGRNCQFCTPTMQQKRNFPIDDIMKEVEINIAEGVEMITLATEDLFLYGAKNNGFIPNKKAVLELLKKVTSYPGVNAVQVAHMSLAPVVYNPSMIKEASEMLIEHNWYYYRGNPIVTAETGIETGSTRLIRKYMAGKPLPFKPEDWKELVPQAFGILNDNDWYPLATLIIGLPEETEDDVNETLELIDALQDYKCFFVPLLFVPLEKCHLDDKKGAELDSVSELRWSLLTKCWEYNVRVWRPFIPEQLSRNPLVYSAITKFVVPSIGLFAGLYYGAKHGKIVKKSIGNVTRYIETERQNVI; encoded by the coding sequence ATGTCCGACCAGCAAGGAGTAAAAATTGTCTTAACAGCTTCAGCAACTGAAATGAGTGAATTTGGTAACGTTCAATTCTTTGCATTCGCAGGAGGTTTTCCAAAAGGTCCAATACCATCATGGCTTCTGGCAAAACGGTTATATCCAGAGGCAGACCGAAACTTCAACGGAACTGTAAAATATGCCCCTTATGGACTTCGAAAAGTGGAATCAGCCCTGCTGAAGAACGGTTTTAACGAGGCAGATATTGCAGTTGTTCACCCTCGTAATCTTGATGCATTTGTTGGCTTTAACACAAAAGCTGTGGGCATATCCACTATGGACCCACTAGGAATGGGTTATGTCAGTAAAACGTATTCGTCTTTGCTTGGTGGCGGCAAACCAATGAATTCTATAGAATTCAGAAATTTAATGAAAACTGAAAGCTTCCAAAGATACAAACCAAAAATCATAGTAGGTGGTGCTGGAGCATGGCAACTGACAAACAAAAACGTGATGGAATCTTATGGAATTAACTGTGTTGTAATCGGCGAAAGCGAAACAATAGTTTCTGAATTGTTTACAAAAGCAGTTAACAAAAAAGAGTTGCCAAAAGTAGCTCGCGTTAACACAAGCCCAACATGCATTGAAGTTCCCACAATAAAACATGCCTCAATTCATGGTTGTGTAGAAATTTCAAGAGGTTGTGGCAGAAACTGTCAGTTTTGTACACCAACTATGCAACAGAAACGAAACTTTCCAATTGATGACATAATGAAAGAAGTAGAAATCAATATTGCAGAAGGCGTTGAAATGATTACTCTTGCCACTGAAGACCTTTTTCTTTACGGTGCAAAAAACAACGGCTTTATACCTAACAAAAAAGCTGTTTTGGAGCTTCTTAAAAAAGTCACATCGTATCCAGGAGTTAACGCCGTTCAGGTGGCTCACATGTCGTTAGCGCCAGTTGTTTATAACCCCAGTATGATTAAAGAAGCGTCAGAAATGCTGATTGAACATAATTGGTATTACTATCGAGGCAACCCAATTGTTACCGCTGAAACTGGAATAGAGACGGGAAGCACTAGGCTTATCCGAAAATATATGGCAGGAAAACCTCTTCCATTCAAGCCTGAAGATTGGAAAGAACTTGTTCCTCAAGCCTTTGGAATATTAAATGACAATGATTGGTATCCCCTTGCCACATTGATTATTGGGTTACCTGAAGAAACTGAAGATGACGTAAACGAAACTCTTGAGTTGATTGATGCCCTACAAGATTACAAATGCTTTTTTGTCCCATTACTTTTTGTTCCATTGGAAAAATGTCATTTAGATGACAAAAAGGGTGCAGAGTTAGACAGCGTTTCAGAGTTACGCTGGAGCCTTCTTACTAAATGTTGGGAATACAATGTGCGTGTTTGGCGGCCATTCATTCCAGAACAACTGAGCCGTAATCCCTTGGTTTATAGTGCAATCACAAAATTTGTTGTTCCTTCAATTGGTCTTTTTGCTGGTCTTTACTATGGGGCAAAACATGGAAAAATTGTGAAAAAATCGATTGGAAACGTGACAAGATACATCGAAACGGAGCGCCAGAATGTCATATAA
- a CDS encoding PadR family transcriptional regulator, whose protein sequence is MVNLTDSFIHGIEKPLVLWMLSRHPRHGYEIINEFKRLTGKKLKPSMIYPFLHGLEEEGFAVSEWARKSGRSLRRYRLTEKGEQMFTKLRGFFTKPIKEIISDLLDEDDSLHP, encoded by the coding sequence ATGGTTAATCTCACGGACTCCTTTATCCATGGCATTGAAAAGCCGCTTGTACTTTGGATGTTATCCCGGCACCCCAGACATGGCTATGAAATTATTAATGAATTTAAAAGATTGACAGGGAAAAAATTGAAACCCAGTATGATATATCCGTTTCTTCATGGTTTGGAAGAAGAGGGGTTTGCAGTAAGTGAGTGGGCACGAAAAAGTGGACGTAGCTTGAGGCGTTATCGTTTAACTGAGAAGGGAGAACAAATGTTTACTAAATTGCGAGGTTTCTTCACTAAACCGATAAAAGAAATTATTTCCGATTTATTAGACGAAGACGATAGTTTACACCCTTGA
- a CDS encoding PadR family transcriptional regulator: MDTEKDLVKSTIRGFSRSIILWLVTQKPMSGYAIVKEMKRLTGQRFHSGVIYPLLYELEEKEMVAGKWIEKGRRRIKRYSATAKGTEMLNHLRELFEMPIREVMNDLIGESSSR; this comes from the coding sequence ATGGACACTGAAAAAGACCTGGTCAAATCCACCATCAGAGGCTTTAGCAGATCAATCATTCTTTGGTTAGTAACCCAGAAACCCATGTCCGGGTACGCAATTGTAAAAGAGATGAAACGGTTAACGGGACAACGATTCCATTCTGGAGTAATCTATCCTCTGCTTTACGAACTGGAAGAAAAAGAAATGGTGGCAGGTAAATGGATTGAAAAGGGCAGACGGCGCATCAAACGATACTCGGCAACTGCAAAAGGAACAGAAATGTTAAACCATCTGCGTGAACTTTTTGAAATGCCAATAAGAGAAGTAATGAATGACCTAATTGGTGAATCATCCTCTAGATAA